Proteins from a genomic interval of Aureimonas sp. AU20:
- the edd gene encoding phosphogluconate dehydratase — protein MAAIARIEEITDRIRERSAPTREPYLARIQAKGEAGPRRTRLHCGNLAHGFAACGPTDKARLTGGETLNLGIITSYNDMLSAHQPFETYPEMIRQTARDMGATAQVAGGVPAMCDGVTQGQTGMELSLFSRDVIAMATAVGLSHDMFDAAVYLGVCDKIVPGLAIAALTFGHLPAVFIPAGPMTTGLPNDEKTRIRQLYAEGKVGRDALLEAESKSYHGPGTCTFYGTANSNQMLMEIMGLHTPGSSFVNPGTPLRDALTREATRRALSITALGNEYTPAGLVVDERAVVNGVIGLHATGGSTNHTMHLVAIAAAAGIQLTWTDISELSDLTPLLARVYPNGSADVNHFQAAGGMGFLIRELLQHGLLHDDVRTAWGTPLSGYSVEARLGEDGQSVLRVPAPALSGDPKVLTTPEQPFASNGGLKMLDGNMGKAVIKVSAVKPERRIVEAPARVFHDQDDLQRAFKAGELTGDFVAVVRFQGPKSNGMPELHKLTPSLGVLQDRGQKVALVTDGRMSGASGKIPAAIHVTPEAAEGGVIGKIRDGDMIRLDGETGRLEILVDAAELDARSLAEADLSANEFGLGRELFAVFRRAVGPADRGASVF, from the coding sequence ATGGCCGCCATTGCCCGCATCGAGGAGATCACCGATCGCATCCGCGAGCGTTCGGCGCCGACGCGCGAGCCCTACCTCGCCCGCATCCAGGCCAAGGGCGAGGCCGGCCCGCGCCGCACCCGCCTCCATTGCGGCAATCTCGCCCATGGCTTCGCGGCCTGCGGGCCGACCGACAAGGCGCGCCTGACCGGGGGCGAGACGCTCAATCTCGGCATCATCACCTCCTACAACGACATGCTCTCGGCCCATCAGCCGTTCGAGACCTATCCCGAGATGATCCGCCAGACGGCGCGCGACATGGGCGCGACGGCGCAGGTCGCGGGCGGCGTGCCGGCCATGTGCGATGGCGTCACGCAGGGGCAGACGGGCATGGAGCTCTCGCTCTTCTCGCGCGATGTCATCGCCATGGCGACGGCGGTCGGCCTCAGCCATGACATGTTTGACGCCGCCGTCTATCTCGGCGTCTGCGACAAGATCGTGCCGGGCCTCGCCATCGCGGCGCTGACCTTCGGCCATCTGCCGGCCGTGTTCATTCCGGCCGGCCCCATGACCACGGGCCTGCCCAACGACGAGAAGACGCGCATCCGCCAGCTCTATGCCGAGGGCAAGGTCGGGCGCGACGCGCTGCTGGAGGCCGAGTCCAAGTCCTATCACGGGCCGGGCACCTGCACCTTCTACGGCACGGCCAACTCCAACCAGATGCTGATGGAGATCATGGGCCTGCACACACCCGGCTCCTCCTTCGTCAACCCCGGCACGCCGCTGCGCGACGCGCTGACCCGCGAGGCCACGCGCCGCGCCCTGTCGATCACCGCGCTCGGCAACGAGTACACGCCGGCCGGGCTGGTGGTGGACGAGCGTGCCGTGGTGAACGGCGTCATCGGCCTTCATGCGACGGGCGGCTCCACCAATCACACGATGCATCTCGTTGCGATCGCGGCGGCGGCCGGCATCCAGCTGACCTGGACGGACATTTCGGAACTCTCCGACCTCACCCCGCTTCTCGCCCGCGTCTATCCCAACGGCTCGGCCGACGTGAACCATTTCCAGGCGGCGGGCGGCATGGGCTTCCTGATCCGCGAACTTCTGCAGCACGGCCTCCTGCACGACGACGTGCGCACCGCCTGGGGCACCCCGCTCTCGGGTTACTCGGTCGAGGCGCGTCTGGGCGAGGACGGCCAGTCCGTGCTCCGCGTGCCCGCCCCCGCACTCAGCGGCGACCCCAAGGTCCTGACCACGCCCGAACAGCCCTTCGCCAGCAATGGTGGCTTGAAGATGCTGGACGGCAACATGGGCAAGGCGGTCATCAAGGTGTCCGCCGTGAAGCCGGAGCGCCGCATCGTCGAGGCGCCGGCCCGCGTGTTCCACGATCAGGACGACCTGCAACGGGCCTTCAAGGCGGGCGAGCTGACGGGGGACTTCGTCGCCGTGGTCCGCTTCCAGGGGCCGAAGTCGAACGGCATGCCCGAGCTTCACAAGCTCACGCCCTCGCTCGGCGTCCTTCAGGATCGCGGGCAGAAGGTGGCGCTCGTCACCGACGGGCGCATGTCCGGCGCTTCGGGCAAGATCCCGGCCGCCATCCACGTCACGCCCGAGGCGGCCGAGGGCGGTGTCATCGGCAAGATCCGCGACGGCGACATGATCCGCCTCGATGGCGAGACGGGTCGGCTCGAAATTCTGGTGGACGCCGCCGAGCTCGACGCGCGCAGCCTCGCCGAGGCCGATCTCTCGGCCAACGAATTCGGCCTGGGGCGTGAGCTCTTCGCCGTGTTCCGCCGCGCCGTGGGCCCGGCC